From a single Paenibacillus sp. FSL R5-0345 genomic region:
- a CDS encoding SAM-dependent methyltransferase: MNDFRQDTEEQTIAPEEVVYSRYICTANHGFAPYAQEELRRLFGAVKSTLLLPGEIFLATLQCEPEEVTRLLTQNLPIFLRHIQPVEFQDEGTMEALQRLAVYLSRRSELEGEKVSLNVRKGDPSFWQDSPGELREWLQEQLQSLGAEFTVQDPAWVISVYADGNALYAGVSRPEANLSSWNGGAIRFRKEDGQISRAKFKLMEAEKEFDIPFYSFRNALDIGASPGGWTSFLLERGMKVTAVDPALMHESLRNYPGLKILRKNAGEVKFRDNEFDLLVCDMSWSPKLMAKLVTGLLHSLSPGGTAIVTVKLMHKKPLAMIKEIIAMFEGERMQIQRAKQLFHNRDEITLYMIKY; this comes from the coding sequence TTGAACGATTTTAGACAAGATACCGAAGAGCAGACCATCGCTCCGGAAGAAGTAGTGTATTCCCGATATATTTGTACAGCTAATCACGGCTTTGCGCCTTATGCGCAAGAAGAGCTTCGCCGTTTATTCGGTGCTGTGAAGAGTACTTTGCTGTTGCCGGGAGAAATCTTTTTGGCTACATTGCAATGTGAACCGGAGGAAGTAACGCGCCTACTCACTCAGAACCTGCCTATTTTCCTGCGTCATATACAGCCTGTTGAGTTTCAGGATGAAGGAACCATGGAGGCACTACAGCGTTTGGCAGTCTATTTAAGTCGACGCAGCGAGCTGGAAGGGGAGAAAGTATCCCTGAACGTTCGTAAGGGGGATCCTTCCTTCTGGCAGGACAGTCCGGGAGAACTTCGTGAATGGCTCCAAGAGCAGTTGCAGAGCTTAGGCGCAGAATTTACAGTGCAAGATCCAGCCTGGGTCATTTCTGTCTACGCTGACGGGAATGCCTTATATGCAGGTGTATCCAGACCAGAAGCGAATTTATCTAGCTGGAATGGCGGCGCCATCCGTTTTCGTAAGGAAGATGGACAAATCTCACGCGCTAAGTTCAAGCTTATGGAAGCTGAGAAGGAGTTTGATATCCCTTTTTACAGCTTCCGTAATGCGTTAGATATTGGCGCTTCTCCAGGAGGGTGGACTTCTTTCTTGCTGGAACGTGGAATGAAGGTTACGGCGGTTGACCCTGCATTAATGCATGAATCCCTACGTAATTATCCGGGTTTGAAGATCCTTCGTAAAAACGCTGGAGAAGTGAAATTCCGCGATAATGAATTTGATCTGCTCGTTTGCGATATGAGCTGGAGTCCTAAGCTGATGGCGAAGCTTGTAACTGGGCTGCTACACAGCCTGTCGCCGGGTGGGACAGCTATTGTGACCGTAAAACTGATGCATAAGAAGCCGCTAGCGATGATCAAGGAAATTATTGCGATGTTTGAAGGAGAGCGCATGCAGATTCAGCGTGCCAAGCAGCTATTCCATAATCGTGATGAAATTACGCTTTATATGATTAAGTACTAA
- a CDS encoding ABC transporter ATP-binding protein — protein MISLQHLSLRREESLILDDVSLEVKEGENWVILGRNGSGKTTILEIVTGYLFPSKGTVEVLGYKYGQCDVREVRKEIGYIGPSLMEKMSLNDPVWEVVATGAYAYLRFYETIPTEVKEKAISMLEDMNLGNMAFHPFGTLSQGERKKAMLARCLMADPKLLIMDEPCAGLDLYEREKMLAEIDKLRQRNVSVVYVTHHVEEIVPLFTHVALIREGKLAGSGLKEEVLTKEMILATYDIPVDVEWDSGRPWIKIRPGGKTI, from the coding sequence ATCATTTCATTACAACATTTATCTCTTCGTAGGGAAGAAAGCTTAATCTTGGATGATGTGTCGCTAGAAGTTAAGGAAGGTGAGAACTGGGTCATTTTGGGCCGGAACGGTTCTGGTAAAACAACAATTCTAGAGATTGTGACAGGTTACCTGTTTCCTAGCAAAGGGACTGTAGAAGTGCTGGGTTATAAATATGGGCAATGTGATGTACGTGAGGTTCGTAAAGAAATTGGTTATATCGGTCCTTCCTTGATGGAAAAGATGTCTTTAAATGATCCGGTGTGGGAGGTCGTAGCTACAGGGGCTTACGCTTATTTGCGTTTTTACGAGACGATCCCTACCGAAGTAAAAGAGAAAGCAATCAGTATGCTTGAAGATATGAATCTAGGCAATATGGCATTTCATCCCTTTGGGACCTTGTCACAGGGAGAACGTAAAAAAGCCATGCTGGCAAGATGTCTTATGGCTGACCCTAAGCTATTAATTATGGACGAGCCTTGTGCCGGCCTTGATCTATATGAAAGGGAAAAAATGCTGGCTGAAATAGATAAGCTGAGACAGCGTAATGTTTCTGTAGTGTACGTAACTCACCATGTGGAAGAAATTGTCCCGCTTTTCACGCATGTTGCATTAATTCGTGAGGGTAAGCTAGCTGGATCTGGACTGAAAGAAGAAGTATTAACGAAAGAAATGATCTTGGCCACTTATGATATTCCTGTTGATGTTGAATGGGATAGCGGTCGTCCCTGGATTAAAATTAGACCTGGAGGCAAAACGATTTGA
- a CDS encoding thioredoxin family protein produces MKEMQEVELLDALKSAGEPLVVFLHTPLCGTCKAAERMLEVAAHLLPPELQMVAGNVNMLPNLVRHYRITSVPALLVVSADRTDDPNIYYSMVSVERVLEYIRGVIS; encoded by the coding sequence ATGAAGGAAATGCAGGAAGTAGAATTACTGGACGCGCTCAAGAGCGCTGGAGAACCACTTGTAGTATTTTTACACACTCCATTGTGCGGTACTTGTAAGGCTGCTGAACGAATGTTAGAAGTGGCGGCCCATCTTTTACCCCCTGAACTCCAGATGGTTGCAGGCAATGTGAATATGCTCCCCAATCTTGTAAGACATTATCGTATAACCAGCGTACCTGCGCTACTAGTGGTTTCTGCAGACCGGACAGATGATCCGAATATTTATTATTCAATGGTTTCAGTTGAGCGGGTGCTGGAATACATAAGGGGTGTTATATCATAA
- a CDS encoding cyclic-phosphate processing receiver domain-containing protein: MIHIYMDDLRKVPKGFALARTTEECLLMLRECEVDILSLDYDMGPDDYSGGEVARRIVLEGLYPREIYLHTSSLWGRREMFEILYTAKPEGMLLVNGPLSSDKLRDISKETDLK, encoded by the coding sequence GTGATTCATATCTATATGGATGATCTTCGAAAGGTACCGAAAGGGTTCGCTCTGGCTCGTACGACGGAAGAATGTCTTCTGATGCTGCGTGAGTGTGAGGTGGATATTTTATCACTGGATTACGATATGGGGCCGGATGATTATTCGGGTGGAGAAGTTGCTAGACGGATCGTACTGGAAGGACTATATCCCCGAGAAATTTATTTGCACACTTCCAGTCTATGGGGGCGAAGAGAAATGTTTGAGATCTTATACACGGCAAAACCTGAGGGGATGCTTTTGGTAAATGGCCCCCTAAGTTCTGATAAGCTTCGTGATATCTCCAAGGAGACGGACTTGAAATGA
- a CDS encoding deoxyribonuclease IV — translation MKNSPKIGAHVSIRGGYGRAARFAWESGATCFQYFPKNPRSLKLKQVDVRDTRDCAHYCQEKGIDSIAHTPYGINMAAGIEDVTPRKVYVASLLNDLEIAEACGSLGIVVHFGHFGGMEPLQGYQNIIQCMNEVLQSWDGRAKLLIENQAGNHGTEGITLEELVKVRELSQFPENIGFCLDTCHAYAAGIWNPERTEDFLERGEQLGFWPHLVAVHLNDSKFPFDSRRDRHAGIGQGHIGEQGLKSLLSSELLRSSAVVMETEKGADGSHRKEIATVRGWFEAEA, via the coding sequence ATGAAGAATAGTCCCAAAATAGGGGCTCATGTTAGCATTCGCGGTGGATATGGGAGAGCTGCCCGATTTGCTTGGGAGAGCGGTGCAACATGTTTTCAATATTTTCCTAAAAATCCGCGTAGTTTGAAACTTAAACAGGTGGATGTCCGAGATACGAGGGATTGTGCGCACTATTGTCAGGAAAAAGGGATCGATTCGATTGCGCACACACCTTATGGGATTAACATGGCGGCTGGTATAGAGGATGTTACTCCGCGAAAGGTTTATGTAGCTTCTCTCTTAAATGATTTGGAGATTGCAGAAGCTTGTGGTTCATTAGGCATCGTTGTACATTTTGGACATTTTGGTGGAATGGAGCCGTTACAAGGCTATCAAAATATTATACAATGTATGAATGAAGTGCTGCAGTCCTGGGATGGCCGTGCTAAGCTCCTAATTGAGAATCAAGCAGGCAACCATGGAACGGAAGGAATTACACTTGAAGAACTCGTGAAAGTTCGAGAGCTCAGCCAATTTCCGGAGAACATAGGATTCTGTTTGGACACCTGTCACGCTTACGCAGCCGGTATCTGGAACCCTGAGCGAACGGAAGACTTCCTTGAACGAGGAGAGCAACTCGGATTTTGGCCACATCTTGTTGCGGTTCATTTAAATGATTCTAAGTTTCCTTTCGACTCAAGACGTGACAGGCATGCTGGAATCGGACAAGGACATATTGGAGAGCAAGGGCTGAAAAGCTTATTGTCCTCCGAGCTTTTACGAAGCTCAGCTGTTGTCATGGAAACTGAGAAGGGTGCGGATGGCAGTCATCGAAAAGAAATTGCTACTGTGCGTGGTTGGTTTGAAGCGGAGGCGTAA
- a CDS encoding Fpg/Nei family DNA glycosylase has protein sequence MPELPEMENYRKLLSQHIINVPISDVIVNREKSINMETDAFRKALIGARVVFVERRAKYILFHLHDGRRLLLHLMLGGLLFYGAEEERPDRNTQVEIAFGDHILYFIGLRLGYLHLLSVKESEATMGKLGPELLDRRMTLERFTGLLKGRRGALKSLLVNQHVMAGVGNCYADEIAFEARLLPSAQVQNLTSDSIARLYESIQKVLTEATEIGGYMEMPFMTGDTVTGSYNNQCKVYDREGEPCLRDGGTIIKTEQTGRKVFYCPDCQHEE, from the coding sequence ATGCCGGAACTGCCGGAAATGGAGAATTATAGAAAGCTGCTAAGTCAGCATATTATAAATGTGCCAATATCTGATGTGATCGTGAACAGAGAAAAGTCAATTAACATGGAAACAGACGCTTTTAGAAAAGCATTGATCGGCGCACGTGTTGTTTTTGTTGAGCGGCGTGCCAAGTATATTTTGTTTCACCTTCATGATGGACGAAGACTACTTTTACATTTGATGCTAGGTGGACTGCTTTTTTATGGTGCAGAGGAAGAACGTCCGGATCGTAACACACAGGTTGAAATCGCATTTGGTGATCATATCCTTTACTTCATAGGACTTCGCTTAGGGTATCTACATTTGCTGTCCGTTAAGGAAAGCGAAGCCACAATGGGTAAGCTTGGACCTGAGCTGTTGGATCGTCGAATGACACTGGAACGATTCACAGGATTATTAAAGGGACGGCGTGGTGCGCTCAAAAGCCTGCTGGTGAATCAGCATGTGATGGCTGGAGTCGGAAATTGCTATGCCGATGAGATTGCTTTCGAAGCTAGACTTTTACCTTCTGCACAAGTTCAGAATTTAACATCGGATTCTATAGCCCGCCTTTATGAGAGCATCCAAAAAGTACTGACTGAGGCTACTGAAATTGGTGGGTACATGGAAATGCCTTTTATGACTGGGGATACAGTTACAGGATCATATAATAATCAATGTAAAGTGTATGATCGTGAAGGCGAACCTTGCCTTCGTGATGGGGGAACCATTATTAAAACAGAGCAGACTGGACGCAAAGTATTTTATTGCCCAGACTGTCAGCATGAAGAATAG
- a CDS encoding HAD-IIA family hydrolase: MEQIKGLLIDLDGTLYHGHKMIPGADLLIKGLRDAGIPFLFVTNNSSRTAANVAAHLCGMGIDAKAEEVCTSSMAAARYIAEESPGAAVAILGEEGLREACNEAGLRIVTDSPDYVLQGIDRSFNYTSLSQASRWILGGAKFVLTNPDLMLPSDDGVMPGAGTIGAAIEAASGVSPVVIGKPESHLIKFATDLLGIEPEHAVVVGDNMRTDIAAGVNAGCRTVLVFTGLTNADNLDLYKNLTGISPDEICADLTELKTFLGV, from the coding sequence ATGGAACAGATTAAAGGGTTATTGATTGATCTTGACGGTACGTTATATCATGGGCATAAAATGATTCCCGGTGCTGATTTACTGATTAAAGGATTACGTGACGCAGGCATTCCTTTTCTATTTGTTACCAACAATTCATCGCGCACAGCGGCTAATGTGGCTGCTCACTTATGTGGAATGGGAATCGATGCGAAAGCTGAGGAGGTATGTACCTCATCAATGGCGGCCGCGCGTTACATAGCTGAGGAATCACCTGGGGCTGCAGTGGCGATACTTGGAGAAGAGGGTTTGCGTGAGGCCTGTAACGAAGCGGGGCTTCGCATCGTGACAGACTCACCTGACTATGTACTGCAAGGTATTGATCGTTCCTTCAACTATACGTCGCTCTCACAAGCTTCGCGTTGGATTCTGGGAGGCGCAAAGTTTGTACTCACCAACCCGGATTTAATGCTGCCATCAGATGATGGCGTCATGCCGGGGGCAGGTACCATTGGTGCAGCCATTGAGGCTGCTAGTGGTGTGAGTCCGGTAGTAATTGGCAAGCCGGAATCTCATCTAATCAAATTCGCGACAGATCTTCTTGGTATCGAGCCTGAACATGCAGTGGTTGTCGGTGATAATATGCGAACTGATATAGCTGCTGGAGTAAATGCGGGCTGTAGGACAGTTCTTGTATTTACAGGATTAACAAATGCCGACAATCTTGACCTCTATAAAAATCTTACCGGGATCTCACCGGATGAAATTTGTGCCGATTTAACTGAACTTAAAACGTTTCTCGGTGTATAA
- the rnz gene encoding ribonuclease Z, which translates to MELYFLGTNAGVPTLQRNVTSIALRLLEERRSIWMFDCGEGTQHQVLRSPIRLGKLEKLFITHLHGDHLFGLPGLLSSRGYQGGTSPLTVYGPPGLKAYLDISLAVSQSRIPYKIEIVEHTGGTVFEDDGFKVEAALLEHRIDSYGYRVTEKDSPGSLNTELLKSYGLKPGPIYGKLKKGEDVITDEGIRICAADVVREPKRGRIITILGDTRPCSGALELSLDADLIVHEATFGHDLAEMAYQYHHSTARQAAELAKEANAGQLLLTHFSSRYSSSEELIPLLEEAELVFPETLLAEEFSTYPIYRRQNGQLGK; encoded by the coding sequence ATGGAATTATATTTTTTGGGTACGAATGCAGGGGTACCGACTCTGCAGCGCAATGTAACGTCGATTGCATTAAGACTACTGGAAGAACGCCGTAGTATTTGGATGTTCGATTGCGGAGAAGGAACTCAGCATCAGGTTCTTCGTTCACCGATTCGCCTAGGAAAACTGGAAAAGCTATTTATTACTCACTTGCACGGAGATCATCTATTTGGCCTTCCAGGTTTGTTATCGAGTCGTGGTTATCAGGGAGGGACCTCGCCGTTAACGGTTTACGGACCACCTGGATTGAAAGCATACTTAGATATATCCTTAGCTGTGAGTCAATCTCGTATTCCATACAAAATTGAGATTGTCGAGCATACCGGAGGAACGGTATTCGAGGATGATGGCTTTAAAGTGGAGGCGGCATTATTAGAGCATCGTATTGACAGCTATGGTTACCGGGTAACGGAAAAGGATAGTCCCGGGAGCCTCAATACGGAATTACTTAAGAGTTATGGTTTGAAACCTGGACCGATATATGGAAAATTAAAAAAAGGTGAAGATGTTATAACGGACGAAGGTATTCGTATCTGCGCGGCTGATGTTGTCAGAGAGCCTAAAAGAGGGCGTATTATTACGATCTTAGGTGATACAAGACCTTGTTCTGGAGCTTTAGAACTCTCACTTGATGCAGACCTTATCGTTCATGAAGCAACCTTTGGGCATGATCTGGCAGAAATGGCTTATCAGTACCATCACAGTACAGCACGTCAAGCTGCAGAGCTAGCAAAGGAAGCCAATGCAGGTCAACTATTGCTCACTCATTTCAGCTCTCGGTACAGCTCGTCTGAGGAGTTGATTCCTTTGCTGGAAGAAGCTGAGCTCGTTTTTCCAGAGACATTGTTAGCTGAAGAATTCAGCACATATCCAATTTATCGAAGACAAAACGGGCAATTGGGGAAATGA
- the metH gene encoding methionine synthase, translated as MGTMIQQVPLTGEDFGGEELDGCNEMLVLTRPEVIQTIHEQYLEAGADLIETNTFGATSVVLAEYDIPQRAREINLVAAKLARNAVDKYDTPDRPRYVVGAMGPTTKTLSVTGGVTFQELVDSYEEQAVALIDGQVDALLLETSQDTLNVKAGSIGIRNAFEKTGIKLPVMISGTIEPMGTTLAGQNIEAFYISLEHLKPISIGLNCATGPEFMRDHIRSLSAISSAAVSCYPNAGLPDENGHYHESPDSLARKIAAFAEKGWLNIAGGCCGTTPEHIRAMSEALSQFPPRPLTGNHPPALSGIEPIYIENDNRPYMVGERTNVLGSRKFKRLIVEGKYEEASEIARAQVKSGAQVIDVCVQDPDRDEIEDIKLFLELVVKKVKVPLMIDTTDPKVIDLALQYCQGKAIINSINLEDGEEKFELVTPLIHKYGAAIVVGTIDETGQAIKATDKLEVAKRSYDLLVNKYGLAGEDLIFDTLVFPVGTGDEQYIGSAKETIDGIRLIKEALPGVHTILGISNVSFGLPEAGREVLNSVFLYECTKAGLDYAIVNTEKVERYASIPAEDRRLAEELIYNTNDDTLAAFVAAFRGKKVEKKEKISNLSLEERLASYVVEGTKEGLIPDLNEALTKSGPLEIINGPLMAGMSEVGRLFNNNELIVAEVLQSAEVMKASVGHLEQFMKKDETSVKGKIMLATVKGDVHDIGKNLVEIILSNNGYQIINLGIKVPPESIIEAFRREKADAIGLSGLLVKSAQQMVLTAQDLRTAGIDVPIMVGGAALTRKFTKTRIRPEYDGLVLYAKDAMDGLDIANRLMNPVEREKIAEEIRVEAESAVAVAPKQELPKLTRAVRSKISPDAPVFVPPDLERHVIRNYPLGHIIPYVNMQMLLGHHLGLRGSVEAQLAAGDERTVELKGTVDDILHQAMLEGTITPHAMYQFFPAQSSGNNIIVYNPQNTDEILHTFTFPRQGVEPYLCLADFLKSVDSGIMDYVGFLVVTAGHGVRELSTALKENGDYLRSHALQSVALEVAEGLAERVHHMMRDTWGFPDPADMTMKQRHGARYQGIRVSFGYPACPDLEDQGPLFKLLSPEDIGVHLTEGFMMEPEASVSAMVFAHPEAQYFNVEKL; from the coding sequence ATGGGCACAATGATCCAACAGGTGCCTCTGACAGGTGAGGATTTTGGTGGGGAAGAATTGGACGGTTGTAATGAAATGCTAGTATTAACCCGTCCAGAAGTGATTCAGACGATTCATGAGCAGTATCTCGAAGCAGGTGCTGACCTCATAGAAACGAATACCTTTGGTGCAACGTCTGTTGTACTTGCCGAATATGATATTCCGCAACGGGCACGCGAAATTAATCTGGTTGCAGCGAAGCTAGCTCGCAATGCCGTTGATAAATATGATACACCTGATCGTCCTCGATATGTCGTAGGCGCAATGGGGCCTACAACAAAGACGCTCTCTGTTACAGGAGGAGTCACTTTCCAAGAGCTCGTTGATAGCTACGAGGAACAGGCAGTCGCATTGATTGATGGTCAAGTGGATGCGTTACTACTAGAGACCTCTCAGGATACTTTGAACGTGAAGGCTGGAAGTATAGGCATACGTAATGCGTTTGAGAAGACAGGCATCAAATTGCCAGTAATGATTTCGGGGACGATAGAGCCGATGGGTACCACGCTTGCCGGTCAGAACATCGAAGCCTTCTATATTTCTTTAGAACATCTCAAGCCTATCTCTATTGGTCTGAACTGTGCGACGGGCCCTGAGTTCATGCGGGATCATATTCGTTCGCTTTCTGCAATCTCTTCAGCGGCTGTGAGTTGTTATCCGAACGCTGGGTTGCCAGACGAGAATGGACATTATCATGAATCTCCTGATTCTCTTGCGCGTAAAATTGCTGCGTTTGCAGAAAAAGGATGGCTTAACATTGCAGGGGGTTGCTGCGGAACGACACCGGAACATATCCGTGCTATGTCGGAGGCACTCTCACAATTTCCTCCACGACCGCTTACAGGGAATCATCCACCGGCACTTTCAGGTATTGAGCCTATCTATATCGAGAATGACAACCGACCATACATGGTGGGTGAACGTACGAATGTATTAGGTTCGCGTAAATTTAAACGTCTAATCGTCGAAGGCAAATATGAGGAAGCTTCAGAAATTGCTCGTGCACAGGTGAAGAGCGGTGCACAAGTTATTGACGTCTGCGTGCAAGATCCGGACCGTGATGAGATTGAGGATATTAAACTTTTTTTAGAATTAGTTGTAAAGAAGGTTAAAGTTCCTCTAATGATCGATACTACCGATCCTAAGGTTATTGATCTGGCACTACAGTACTGTCAAGGTAAGGCTATAATTAACTCCATTAACCTTGAAGATGGTGAAGAAAAATTCGAGCTGGTTACTCCTTTGATTCATAAGTATGGTGCAGCAATAGTTGTAGGAACGATTGATGAGACAGGACAAGCAATCAAGGCTACAGACAAACTGGAAGTGGCTAAACGCTCCTACGACTTACTTGTGAATAAATACGGATTAGCTGGAGAAGATCTTATTTTCGACACATTGGTATTCCCTGTAGGAACCGGAGACGAACAATATATTGGCTCTGCCAAAGAAACCATTGATGGAATTCGGTTGATCAAAGAAGCCCTTCCAGGTGTTCACACGATCTTGGGGATCAGCAATGTTTCTTTTGGATTACCGGAAGCAGGACGTGAAGTGTTGAACTCAGTATTCCTTTATGAGTGCACTAAGGCCGGTTTGGATTATGCGATCGTAAACACCGAGAAGGTAGAGCGTTATGCTTCTATCCCTGCTGAAGACCGTCGTCTTGCTGAAGAATTGATTTATAATACGAACGACGACACACTTGCTGCTTTTGTAGCCGCCTTCCGAGGAAAGAAGGTTGAGAAAAAAGAGAAAATTTCTAATCTTTCGCTAGAAGAGCGTCTGGCTTCTTATGTGGTTGAGGGTACTAAAGAAGGTCTCATTCCTGACCTTAATGAGGCGCTTACTAAATCAGGACCTTTGGAAATCATCAATGGACCGCTAATGGCTGGGATGTCAGAGGTTGGACGGTTGTTTAATAACAATGAACTGATTGTTGCTGAGGTGCTGCAAAGTGCTGAAGTAATGAAGGCTTCAGTTGGTCATTTGGAACAGTTTATGAAGAAGGATGAGACATCGGTAAAAGGTAAGATCATGCTTGCCACTGTAAAAGGCGACGTACATGATATAGGTAAGAACTTAGTGGAGATCATCTTATCAAATAATGGTTATCAGATCATTAATTTGGGTATAAAAGTACCACCTGAGTCCATTATCGAAGCGTTTCGTCGTGAAAAAGCTGACGCGATTGGATTGTCTGGGTTACTCGTAAAATCGGCACAGCAGATGGTGCTGACGGCACAAGACTTACGTACGGCTGGGATTGATGTACCGATTATGGTAGGCGGCGCTGCACTGACGCGAAAGTTCACCAAAACACGTATACGTCCGGAGTATGATGGTTTAGTACTGTATGCTAAGGATGCTATGGATGGCCTAGATATTGCTAATCGGCTTATGAACCCTGTTGAACGGGAGAAAATTGCCGAGGAAATTCGAGTAGAAGCGGAATCTGCAGTAGCAGTTGCTCCTAAACAAGAGCTTCCTAAGTTAACTAGAGCAGTTCGCTCCAAAATTTCACCAGATGCACCTGTATTTGTTCCGCCAGACTTAGAGCGTCATGTAATTCGTAATTATCCATTGGGGCATATTATCCCTTATGTGAATATGCAAATGTTGCTCGGTCATCATCTGGGTCTACGTGGTTCTGTAGAGGCGCAGTTAGCTGCTGGTGACGAGCGGACTGTTGAGTTGAAAGGTACTGTAGATGATATTCTACATCAAGCGATGCTGGAAGGTACGATTACTCCACATGCGATGTATCAATTCTTCCCGGCACAATCAAGTGGTAACAATATCATCGTGTATAATCCACAGAATACGGATGAGATTCTGCATACTTTTACTTTCCCAAGACAAGGTGTTGAGCCTTATCTATGTCTAGCGGACTTTTTGAAGTCGGTCGACAGTGGGATTATGGACTATGTTGGATTCCTCGTGGTGACTGCGGGACACGGTGTTCGTGAGCTCTCTACAGCACTTAAGGAGAATGGTGATTATCTACGCTCACATGCCTTGCAGTCTGTTGCACTTGAAGTAGCGGAAGGACTAGCGGAGCGTGTTCATCACATGATGCGTGATACATGGGGCTTCCCAGATCCTGCGGATATGACCATGAAGCAAAGACATGGAGCAAGGTATCAAGGGATTCGTGTATCCTTTGGTTATCCTGCATGTCCGGATCTGGAAGATCAGGGACCACTCTTTAAGCTATTATCCCCCGAAGATATCGGTGTCCACCTTACAGAAGGCTTTATGATGGAACCCGAGGCTTCTGTGTCGGCAATGGTATTCGCCCATCCAGAAGCGCAGTATTTTAATGTAGAGAAGCTGTAA
- a CDS encoding FixH family protein → MKISRTIVPLLLGATLLVLGGCSSDQTKHSGIHNMNMNMDMSMEPIKVELHWSPEEVVVNQKVTFEAVVTQDNLAVDDAKEVLFEIVSKNDNEQKIELKGKLVGDGVYQAEGTLEKEGQYIVTSHVTARTQHSMPNKELSVKP, encoded by the coding sequence ATGAAGATTTCAAGAACAATCGTTCCTTTATTATTAGGTGCAACACTTTTAGTTCTGGGAGGATGTTCATCAGACCAAACCAAACATTCTGGAATACATAATATGAACATGAACATGGACATGTCTATGGAACCTATCAAAGTTGAGTTACATTGGAGTCCTGAAGAGGTTGTTGTAAATCAGAAGGTGACCTTTGAGGCTGTGGTGACGCAAGATAACTTGGCGGTGGATGATGCGAAAGAGGTTCTATTCGAAATTGTGAGTAAAAATGATAATGAACAGAAAATTGAACTTAAAGGGAAGCTAGTTGGTGATGGAGTCTATCAAGCAGAAGGAACACTTGAGAAAGAAGGACAATATATTGTTACATCACACGTAACTGCTAGAACTCAGCATTCTATGCCTAATAAGGAACTCTCTGTGAAACCATAA
- a CDS encoding HAD family hydrolase: MPISAVLFDLDDTLLWDDRSVNEAFRSACEAAGDTIDPQELELAVRKEAIALYESYETNPFTKMIGINPFEALWGNFTAGEQPEFRQLEQLAPGYRKEAWRRGLAALGVEDEVLAETLAAKFAAERRNRPYIYEETIQVLEELKGKVKLLLLTNGCPALQQEKLDGVPEIVPFFDHIVISGSFGKGKPDKDIFLHALELLDIAPEQGVMVGDKLTTDIRGGLATGLTTVWINRKGKQPDPEIQPDYEIKHLGELLSLVQSL, from the coding sequence ATGCCAATTTCCGCTGTACTATTTGACCTTGATGATACACTGCTCTGGGATGATCGGAGCGTCAATGAAGCATTTCGTTCTGCATGTGAAGCCGCTGGGGATACGATTGATCCACAAGAACTGGAACTTGCGGTGCGTAAAGAAGCCATAGCACTATATGAATCATACGAAACGAACCCATTTACAAAAATGATTGGGATTAATCCGTTTGAAGCACTTTGGGGGAACTTTACTGCAGGTGAACAACCGGAATTCCGTCAATTGGAGCAGCTTGCACCGGGCTACCGTAAAGAGGCGTGGCGTCGTGGTCTTGCAGCACTTGGTGTAGAGGACGAAGTTCTTGCTGAGACATTAGCAGCCAAATTTGCAGCAGAGCGTAGAAATCGGCCTTACATCTATGAAGAAACAATTCAGGTGCTCGAAGAACTGAAGGGAAAAGTGAAGTTATTGCTTTTGACTAACGGATGCCCTGCATTGCAACAAGAGAAACTAGATGGTGTACCTGAAATCGTTCCTTTCTTTGATCATATCGTAATTTCCGGAAGCTTCGGCAAAGGAAAGCCGGATAAGGATATTTTTCTGCATGCTCTAGAGCTTCTAGATATTGCACCTGAGCAAGGGGTTATGGTCGGTGATAAGCTTACAACGGATATTCGTGGTGGGTTGGCAACAGGTTTGACTACGGTTTGGATTAATAGAAAAGGCAAACAGCCGGATCCGGAAATTCAGCCGGATTATGAAATCAAACATCTTGGAGAGCTTCTTTCATTAGTCCAATCTTTATAA